The DNA segment TGAGATTTCGACCAGAAAAGGACACAGCCTGACAAATGGTCACGTTGCGGCCTTTGCCCGCCGCTATGGTGCAAAACTGGTCATTAATAATGATGCGCATGCGCCGTCAGATCTCGTTGGCGAAGACATGCGAAAAGCTGTGGCCCTTGGGGCTGGACTTTCTTTGGATGAATACCGAGCAGCAGAAGAAAATGCGCGTGGCATTCTCCAGAAGGTGCTGAACCGGGAACGGGCCAGACGGCAGTAAGTGCATGTGCAAGCTTGTGAAATGATTTGTGTGGGAATACAAGTTTGCGTAGGCGGGAAGAGTTTTGAACTTCAAAGGTTTTGAGGCCCCTGCCGACGCGGTCGAAAGATCGTCAGTGATTTTGTATACAGAGAAACGAGCAGGTTCAGAGAGCGTCTTTTTGTTGGCGCAGTGTCTGGGCTACTGAAAGTTTCACAAAGGATATTTTTATGCCCCAAGCTGGTATTTTTGCGATTCTCGGGCACGCGACGTTTACCGTAAAGTGCGTCCTGGCTTTGCTGGTGTGCATGTCTCTTATGAGCTGGAGCGTGATTCTTTTCAAGATTGTGGTCCTGAATCAGGCCCGCATTCGTGCCAGAAAAGACTATGCAAAATTTGTTATGGCGCAGACACTTTCCGAAGCCATGACCGCCCTTGGTCGCGATTACTCTTCGCCGCTGTATGGCGCGGGCACAATGGCAATGGACGAGCTGAAGCGTCTGGAGAAGGTCAAGCTTCTTGATGCAGCTCATAGTCCCATTGTCATTGAGAACCTTGGGCGTGCATTGCGGCAGGGCGTAAGCGCTCAGCTTGGCAAGTTCTCCCGTTCTTTGCCGTTTCTCGCGACCTGCGGTAACTCGGCTCCTTTTATTGGTCTGTTTGGTACGGTTTGGGGCATTATGCATGCGTTCCATTCCATCGGGCAGATGAAGACGGCGGCGCTTGCTGCTGTTGCACCGGGTATTTCTGAGGCTCTGATTGCAACTGCGGTCGGTCTTGCTGTCGCTATTCCCGCGTCCATTGCCTACAACGTGTTTTTGGGGATGCTCCAGACCGTGGAACGCGAGCTGGTGAATTTTACCGGAGCATTTCTGAACACCGTGCAGCGTGAGCTGTCTGGTGAAGAAGCTCCTAAAGCAGAAAACCCCATGCTCAAGGGGATGGACAATGGGCTTTAATTCTGGCGGACAGAACAGCTTTATTGCCGAAATCAACGTGACGCCCTTTGTTGATGTCATGTTGGTTTTGCTGATTATTTTTATGGTCACTGCGCCAATGATGACGCAGGGGCTTGAGGTTGACCTGCCCCAGACCCAGACCGTCCAGACCCTGCCACAGGGCAAAGATCACATGGTTTTGACCATTTCCAAGGATGGAGAGCTGTATCTCGATGAGTACAAGGTGCCACGTGAACAGCTTGCCGGACACCTTGAACGTCTGGTAAAAAAGCCAAATAAATTCCTGTACCTGAGAGCAGACAGAGCCGTACCTTACGGAGTTGTTGTCGAAGTCATGGGACAGGTCAAGTCTGTGGGCATTGATCGGCTCGGTGTTGTGGCAGAGCCGGACACTGACCCGTCCAGAAAGAAGTCTTAGGTACCCCCGCAGTGATACGTTTTTTTAGCTGGATTTTTTCTTTTCTCATCCACGCAACAGTCGTTTGCGCGGCTCTTTTTGTTGCGTCTCCAGAACCAGCAAAGATGAATCTCGACATCCCTGTCTATCATGTGGATCTCGTGAAGCTGGTGCCCAAGAAAGGAACTCCGGCTCCGCGGCGTGCTGCTCCCAAGCCTGCGGCTCGTCCTAAGGCGGCACCTGTTGCGGCTCCCGCACCAGCTCCAAAAGAGGTTCATCCCTCTGCGCAGCAGATCGCCTCGCGGGAGGAAAAGCCTAAGCCAAAGCCGAAAAAGATCGTCAAGAAAGAGGCGCCCAAGAAGCCTGTCAAAAAGAAGGCTCCGCCCAAAAAACTTGAGACCAAGAAGCCAGCCAAGAAAGTGACCAAGGCCAAGCCGAAGAAAAAAGCTGCGCCAAAGAAAAAGGTCGCGCCCAAGAAGAGCCGCCAGCAGTTGCTGAATGAGGCCCTGCAGCAGGCAAAGAAGGATGCCAAGTGGAAAGAGCATCTGGAGAAGAAAAACCGCAAGTCGACAATGGAAAATGAGCTTGCGGCGCTGCGAAGTCTTGTCGCCAAGGAAGATGCCAAGAAAGGCCCGGTTGGGGCCGGTGGTGATTCTGACGATGGCGTAGAGGTCGGGCTGGAACAAATTTATGCTGCTCAGGTCAAAGAGATTATTCAGGAGAATTGGCGCTTCCCCTCAATTCCCGTAGAATCACAGCTGAGCGCGACAGTCGTGCTCAAGGTCAACGCTGCTGGCGCGATTGTCGATTCTCGGCTTATCAGCACCTCTGGCCGTCCAGATTTTGATTCTTCTGTGACCAAGGCGATCAAGGAAACGCGTCAGCTTCCGCCGCCGCCGGGAAAAGTGAGCCAAATCCAGATCAACTTTAATCTTCAGGACATGCTGTAATATGAAACGTTTTCGCATCCTTTGCACTGTCCTTTGTCTCGTGCTCTGTCTCACTGGTACAGCCTTTGCCAGTCAGAGCATGACTATCGACATCAACGGGCCGGGGCAAAACCGGGTGA comes from the Desulfobaculum bizertense DSM 18034 genome and includes:
- a CDS encoding MotA/TolQ/ExbB proton channel family protein, which translates into the protein MPQAGIFAILGHATFTVKCVLALLVCMSLMSWSVILFKIVVLNQARIRARKDYAKFVMAQTLSEAMTALGRDYSSPLYGAGTMAMDELKRLEKVKLLDAAHSPIVIENLGRALRQGVSAQLGKFSRSLPFLATCGNSAPFIGLFGTVWGIMHAFHSIGQMKTAALAAVAPGISEALIATAVGLAVAIPASIAYNVFLGMLQTVERELVNFTGAFLNTVQRELSGEEAPKAENPMLKGMDNGL
- a CDS encoding TonB family protein; this encodes MIRFFSWIFSFLIHATVVCAALFVASPEPAKMNLDIPVYHVDLVKLVPKKGTPAPRRAAPKPAARPKAAPVAAPAPAPKEVHPSAQQIASREEKPKPKPKKIVKKEAPKKPVKKKAPPKKLETKKPAKKVTKAKPKKKAAPKKKVAPKKSRQQLLNEALQQAKKDAKWKEHLEKKNRKSTMENELAALRSLVAKEDAKKGPVGAGGDSDDGVEVGLEQIYAAQVKEIIQENWRFPSIPVESQLSATVVLKVNAAGAIVDSRLISTSGRPDFDSSVTKAIKETRQLPPPPGKVSQIQINFNLQDML
- the tolR gene encoding protein TolR → MGFNSGGQNSFIAEINVTPFVDVMLVLLIIFMVTAPMMTQGLEVDLPQTQTVQTLPQGKDHMVLTISKDGELYLDEYKVPREQLAGHLERLVKKPNKFLYLRADRAVPYGVVVEVMGQVKSVGIDRLGVVAEPDTDPSRKKS